One region of Bacillus pumilus genomic DNA includes:
- a CDS encoding YjcZ family sporulation protein, with product MSCYGYGGGSCGGYGGGYGGGYGSTFVLVVVLFILLIIVGASFFN from the coding sequence ATGAGTTGTTACGGTTACGGTGGCGGTTCTTGCGGCGGCTACGGCGGAGGTTATGGCGGCGGATATGGATCAACATTTGTTCTTGTCGTTGTGCTTTTCATCCTTCTAATCATCGTTGGTGCTTCTTTCTTTAACTAA
- the thiD gene encoding bifunctional hydroxymethylpyrimidine kinase/phosphomethylpyrimidine kinase — protein sequence MTIKKAFTIAGSDSGGGAGIQADLKTFQELGVFGMSAITAITAQNTLGVHGVYPLSNEALESQIDAVAEDLLPDAVKTGMLWSADMIRIVADKTVQYDMKLIVDPVMIAKGGASLLNEDAVSALKTHLLPVSYAVTPNLPEAEVLTGMHIQTKEDRYLAAERLYELGTKHVVIKGGHGPSGGKITDLLYDGKGFIEVTNEHIDTPHTHGTGCTFAAALTAEIAKGSSMREAFDTAEIFVHEAIKFPLNIGAGHGPTNHFAYQQNRLKR from the coding sequence ATGACGATCAAAAAAGCATTCACAATTGCAGGTTCTGATTCTGGCGGCGGAGCAGGCATTCAAGCTGATTTAAAAACCTTTCAGGAGCTCGGTGTGTTCGGAATGTCTGCGATCACAGCGATTACAGCACAAAACACACTAGGTGTTCACGGAGTATATCCGCTTTCAAACGAGGCGTTAGAAAGTCAAATTGATGCAGTGGCAGAGGATTTACTGCCAGATGCCGTCAAAACAGGAATGCTGTGGAGCGCAGACATGATCAGGATAGTTGCTGATAAAACGGTTCAATATGACATGAAGCTCATTGTCGATCCAGTGATGATCGCAAAAGGAGGCGCTTCTTTATTAAATGAAGATGCGGTCTCAGCGTTGAAAACACACTTGCTGCCTGTCAGCTATGCCGTAACGCCGAATCTCCCTGAAGCAGAAGTACTGACAGGCATGCATATTCAGACAAAAGAGGATCGCTATCTAGCAGCGGAGCGTTTATATGAGCTTGGTACGAAACATGTCGTGATCAAAGGCGGTCACGGTCCATCTGGCGGGAAGATTACAGACCTATTGTATGATGGAAAAGGCTTTATAGAAGTCACAAACGAACACATTGATACCCCGCATACACATGGCACAGGCTGCACGTTTGCAGCGGCATTAACAGCTGAAATTGCGAAAGGATCCTCCATGAGGGAGGCTTTTGACACAGCAGAAATCTTTGTCCATGAAGCCATCAAGTTCCCTTTGAATATTGGGGCTGGACACGGACCTACCAACCATTTTGCTTATCAGCAAAACCGGCTCAAACGATGA
- a CDS encoding CotY/CotZ family spore coat protein, whose translation MSRKHSWSCVAEAVENINDLQNAVEEECPTSCYSNLLSSSHSLGDTVPFVLFTSKSKPFVAFGNVGEVDAGPCFSTAFFRVEHICDHCATLSLLIAFDKDRHILDFTDKDSVCDVFRLEKSKYCIEVDLDCFCAIECLNPRLINRNC comes from the coding sequence ATGAGCCGCAAACATTCATGGAGCTGTGTAGCAGAGGCTGTTGAAAACATTAACGACTTACAAAATGCCGTCGAAGAAGAATGCCCGACTAGCTGTTACAGTAATCTCCTTTCTTCATCTCATTCATTAGGTGACACTGTCCCGTTTGTTCTCTTTACATCCAAATCAAAACCATTCGTCGCATTCGGAAACGTCGGAGAAGTAGATGCAGGCCCTTGCTTCAGCACTGCATTTTTCAGAGTCGAACATATCTGTGATCACTGCGCAACACTCAGCTTGCTTATCGCATTTGACAAAGACCGTCATATTTTAGATTTTACAGATAAAGATTCCGTATGTGATGTGTTCCGATTAGAAAAATCGAAGTATTGCATTGAAGTAGATCTTGACTGCTTCTGCGCAATCGAGTGCTTAAATCCACGACTCATCAACCGTAACTGCTAA
- a CDS encoding thiazole biosynthesis adenylyltransferase ThiF, translated as MSTRYSRQELFQPIGTEGQKRLNDSKAVIIGAGALGTASAEMLVRAGVGSVTILDRDYIEWSNLQRQLLYTEQDVQDRLPKAVAAENRLKQINSDVQVKGIVVDVTAEQIDELVSGASIIVDAADNFEVRMIANDAAVKHQIPFLYGACVASYGIQFTVIPGETPCLHCLLEHLPAQGMTCDTAGIISPVVQQVASYQVADALKCLTGHQVTPILRSFDLWTNERSDIRSTSSLKKKQCPSCGLKTYPFLSYDKRAKADVLCGRNTVQIRSAAETPPPLNEVALRLKKAGMDVLENPYLLSCQKDEYKLVLFKDGRALVHGTNDMAKARTIYHQWIG; from the coding sequence ATTGGCACAGAGGGACAAAAGCGGTTAAATGACTCAAAGGCCGTCATTATTGGCGCAGGAGCGCTTGGAACAGCTAGTGCGGAAATGCTCGTTCGTGCTGGCGTTGGATCTGTCACCATTTTGGATCGAGATTATATTGAATGGAGTAACCTTCAGCGTCAGCTGCTTTACACAGAGCAAGATGTGCAGGATCGGCTGCCAAAGGCCGTGGCGGCTGAAAATAGACTCAAACAGATAAATAGTGACGTGCAGGTCAAAGGAATCGTCGTCGATGTGACCGCTGAACAGATTGATGAACTAGTCAGCGGCGCTTCAATTATTGTCGATGCAGCGGATAATTTTGAGGTGAGAATGATCGCTAATGATGCTGCTGTCAAACATCAAATTCCATTCCTTTATGGAGCTTGCGTTGCCAGCTATGGTATTCAATTTACTGTCATTCCTGGGGAAACACCGTGTTTACACTGCCTGCTTGAACATTTACCCGCACAAGGCATGACATGTGATACAGCCGGTATCATTAGTCCAGTTGTGCAGCAGGTCGCATCATATCAAGTGGCAGATGCCCTGAAGTGTTTAACAGGTCATCAAGTGACGCCAATTTTAAGATCCTTTGATTTATGGACCAATGAGCGGTCTGACATCCGATCAACCAGCTCTTTAAAGAAGAAGCAATGTCCAAGCTGCGGACTGAAGACATATCCTTTTCTCTCCTATGACAAGAGAGCGAAAGCAGATGTACTATGCGGCCGCAATACGGTCCAAATCCGCAGTGCAGCCGAAACCCCGCCGCCATTAAACGAAGTGGCTCTTCGGTTAAAGAAAGCAGGGATGGATGTCCTTGAAAATCCGTATTTGCTTTCCTGTCAAAAGGATGAATATAAGCTTGTCTTATTTAAAGACGGCAGAGCTCTTGTCCATGGCACAAATGATATGGCAAAAGCAAGAACCATTTATCATCAATGGATTGGCTAA
- a CDS encoding UvrD-helicase domain-containing protein, translated as MKCARRHDRTISLHTYSREHYQFLHDEGKKGHLFCPYCGQPVFFRLNIHEEPAFIHKHMSQQELCEQAEEQEDQKKHAEQKESASYKELGGFRFPTGKQIISQTNESYDWQEPKSIQFSDAIHLEENEQAHTIDLFPHITFSTPQLQAVTHKDGPMLVLAGAGSGKTRVLTARAAYLMSHHHIPAHHILLVTFTTKASSEMKERLRKQYQLHPSQASQVVTGTFHSLFYKMLLHDDANKWNGQHLIKFDWQKEQYIRKAIMNEGLDEKNYPTDQVLQSIGFWKNAFLPGELPDLKDEKEKHMWTIYQSYEQQKQDNQQFDFDDMAIACLHMLTEQPELLKRYQERFKYILVDEFQDINPVQYQLIQLLAGETEQLFCVGDDDQAIYAFRGSNPAFILEFKRDYPSAQIVHLHANYRSHHTIVASADAIIKKNQHRYEKTLKAVRSETIPPTLFYPYDEEEEATMIVADIQEKIKNGAKPSDICVLFRTNTGGRAIYERLHQSAIPYETESGVKAFYSRRIVRVLLAFLSLSQDADDVAAMKQLLPVFFLKQQTLNTMKALTITEDCSMVDALGKLTDIQPFQQKKLQSIVPLFRTLRNLKPSDAVAFIEQKMGLGDYLKKRVNDTNVLEKGADDVRDVKTAAKRFETIEAFLAHAEHMKSAEKEKTDEPGVQLMTIHRAKGLEFQTVYITCVVDGALPHDFSLDELRNGEEEALEEERRLLYVAMTRAEQSLYLSVPSFRRGKTAHRSRFLYPLLKKNRELFAEKQQAPL; from the coding sequence TTGAAATGCGCACGACGACATGATCGAACAATCTCATTACATACGTATTCGAGAGAACATTATCAATTCCTCCATGACGAGGGAAAAAAAGGGCACTTATTCTGCCCATATTGCGGACAACCAGTCTTTTTCAGATTAAATATACATGAAGAACCTGCCTTTATTCATAAACATATGTCTCAGCAAGAGCTGTGTGAACAAGCAGAAGAACAAGAAGATCAGAAAAAACACGCAGAACAAAAGGAAAGTGCTTCTTATAAAGAACTTGGGGGCTTCCGTTTTCCAACAGGTAAACAAATCATCTCGCAAACGAATGAATCATATGACTGGCAGGAACCAAAGTCGATTCAATTTAGTGATGCGATACATTTAGAAGAGAATGAACAAGCACATACCATCGATCTCTTTCCGCATATCACCTTTAGTACACCACAGCTTCAAGCTGTCACACATAAAGACGGTCCGATGCTAGTGCTGGCTGGCGCTGGCAGCGGGAAAACAAGAGTCCTGACAGCAAGAGCGGCTTATCTCATGTCACATCATCATATTCCTGCTCACCATATCTTACTCGTGACTTTCACCACAAAAGCCAGCAGTGAAATGAAAGAAAGACTGCGCAAGCAATATCAGCTTCACCCATCACAAGCAAGCCAAGTGGTGACAGGCACTTTCCACAGTCTTTTTTATAAAATGCTGCTTCACGATGACGCAAACAAATGGAACGGCCAGCACCTGATCAAGTTTGATTGGCAGAAGGAACAGTACATTCGGAAAGCCATCATGAATGAAGGACTAGATGAAAAAAACTACCCTACCGATCAAGTCCTGCAATCGATCGGCTTTTGGAAAAATGCTTTTTTACCAGGCGAGCTTCCTGATTTGAAGGATGAAAAAGAAAAACACATGTGGACGATCTATCAATCTTATGAACAGCAAAAACAAGACAATCAGCAATTTGACTTTGATGACATGGCCATTGCCTGCTTGCACATGCTGACAGAACAGCCTGAACTACTGAAACGATATCAAGAACGGTTCAAGTATATTTTGGTGGATGAATTTCAGGATATAAATCCAGTTCAATATCAATTGATTCAGCTATTAGCTGGAGAAACTGAGCAGCTATTTTGTGTCGGTGATGATGATCAAGCCATTTATGCGTTTAGGGGCAGTAACCCTGCTTTCATTCTTGAATTCAAACGGGACTACCCTTCGGCTCAGATTGTCCACTTACATGCCAATTACCGGTCGCATCATACAATTGTCGCAAGTGCGGATGCCATTATTAAGAAAAATCAGCATCGTTATGAGAAAACGTTAAAAGCCGTCCGTTCGGAGACAATCCCACCTACGCTCTTTTATCCATATGACGAGGAAGAGGAAGCGACCATGATCGTGGCAGACATTCAGGAGAAAATCAAAAACGGCGCAAAGCCTAGTGATATCTGCGTGCTCTTTCGCACCAATACGGGAGGCCGCGCGATTTATGAGCGTCTGCATCAATCCGCGATTCCGTATGAGACGGAATCTGGTGTCAAAGCCTTCTACAGCAGACGAATTGTTCGGGTTCTTCTCGCCTTTCTCTCTTTAAGTCAGGATGCTGATGATGTGGCTGCTATGAAACAGCTGCTTCCGGTTTTCTTTTTAAAGCAGCAGACCTTAAACACAATGAAGGCACTGACCATCACGGAAGATTGTTCAATGGTCGACGCACTCGGAAAACTAACAGATATTCAGCCGTTTCAACAGAAAAAGCTGCAATCCATTGTTCCTCTGTTCCGCACGTTACGAAATTTAAAGCCGTCTGACGCTGTGGCGTTTATTGAACAAAAGATGGGACTTGGTGATTACTTAAAAAAACGAGTGAATGATACGAATGTACTTGAAAAAGGGGCTGATGATGTACGAGATGTAAAAACCGCCGCCAAACGCTTTGAAACGATTGAAGCCTTTCTCGCACACGCCGAACATATGAAGTCTGCCGAAAAGGAAAAAACAGACGAACCAGGTGTTCAGCTCATGACGATTCACCGTGCAAAGGGACTGGAATTCCAAACGGTGTACATCACTTGCGTTGTCGACGGAGCACTGCCTCATGATTTCTCACTCGATGAACTCAGAAACGGTGAAGAAGAAGCCTTGGAAGAAGAGCGCCGTTTATTATACGTGGCTATGACAAGAGCTGAACAATCTCTTTATCTATCGGTTCCATCATTTAGACGAGGAAAAACCGCTCATCGCTCGCGCTTTTTGTATCCCCTTCTAAAGAAAAACCGAGAATTATTCGCAGAAAAACAACAGGCCCCCCTCTAA
- the fabI gene encoding enoyl-ACP reductase FabI, whose translation MNFSLEGRNIVVMGVANKRSIAWGIARSLHEAGARLIFTYVGDRLAESVKELASTLERDDSIILPCDVTSDEEIEKCFATIKEKVQVIHGVAHAIAFANKEELVGEYLNTNREGFLLAHNISAYSLTAVAKAARPLMTEGGSIVTLTYLGGERVVSNYNVMGVAKAALEASVKYLAADLGAEGIRVNSISAGPIRTLSAKGISGFNTILKDIEERAPLRRTTTPEEVGDTALFLFSDLSRGMTGENLHVDSGFHIIAR comes from the coding sequence ATGAACTTTTCTTTAGAAGGCCGTAATATCGTGGTAATGGGTGTTGCCAATAAACGAAGCATCGCTTGGGGAATTGCCCGCTCACTTCACGAAGCTGGAGCTCGTTTGATTTTTACTTATGTTGGAGATCGTCTTGCTGAATCTGTAAAAGAACTTGCAAGCACACTTGAGCGCGATGATTCAATCATTCTTCCATGTGACGTGACAAGTGACGAAGAAATCGAAAAATGTTTCGCTACAATTAAAGAAAAAGTACAAGTCATTCATGGCGTTGCGCATGCGATTGCATTTGCAAACAAGGAAGAGCTTGTCGGTGAATACTTAAACACGAACCGTGAAGGTTTCCTTTTGGCGCACAACATTAGTGCATACTCTTTAACAGCTGTAGCAAAAGCAGCACGTCCATTGATGACAGAAGGTGGAAGCATTGTCACGCTTACATACCTAGGCGGAGAGCGTGTGGTTTCTAACTACAACGTAATGGGTGTAGCAAAAGCAGCACTTGAAGCAAGTGTGAAATACTTAGCAGCTGATTTAGGCGCAGAAGGTATCCGTGTGAATAGTATTTCTGCTGGTCCAATTCGTACGCTGTCTGCAAAAGGCATCAGTGGTTTTAATACCATTCTGAAGGATATTGAAGAGCGTGCACCGCTTCGCCGTACAACGACTCCTGAAGAAGTTGGCGATACAGCTCTATTCTTATTCAGTGATCTATCACGCGGCATGACAGGTGAGAATCTGCATGTTGATTCTGGCTTCCATATCATTGCTCGCTAA
- a CDS encoding DUF1360 domain-containing protein: protein MSGALSFVVFALASFRLTRLIVFDTITAPFRRLFHEEQEEVNEQGEVETYIIIKGKGLRSWVGELLSCYWCTGMWCTAALLLIYILFPVISMWLNLLLAIAAAAGIIEAIVSKLVK from the coding sequence CTGAGCGGTGCTTTGTCATTTGTCGTGTTTGCCCTCGCATCCTTTAGACTGACGAGGCTCATTGTGTTTGATACCATTACTGCTCCTTTCCGCCGTTTATTTCATGAAGAACAAGAAGAGGTCAATGAACAAGGTGAAGTAGAGACATATATCATCATTAAAGGTAAAGGGCTGCGGTCTTGGGTAGGAGAGCTGTTAAGCTGTTATTGGTGTACTGGCATGTGGTGCACTGCTGCTTTACTTCTGATATACATATTATTTCCTGTCATTAGCATGTGGCTTAATTTACTATTAGCGATTGCCGCAGCAGCAGGCATTATTGAAGCGATCGTCTCAAAGCTGGTGAAATAA
- a CDS encoding GNAT family N-acetyltransferase, translating into MKTVIATAQTQREDAYYVRKEVFVKEQEVPIEIEIDELEDEAIHFVIYNDEMKPQAAARLRIIEGPKAKLERICVLKEARAFGLGHKLLEALETEAIANGAKEAVMHAQVQALPFYEKKGYKAVSEPFEEAGIAHVKMTKTLSV; encoded by the coding sequence TTGAAAACAGTCATCGCAACAGCACAAACACAACGAGAAGATGCATATTACGTTCGAAAAGAAGTATTCGTCAAAGAACAAGAAGTCCCAATAGAGATTGAAATAGATGAACTAGAAGACGAGGCCATTCATTTTGTCATTTATAACGATGAAATGAAGCCTCAGGCAGCCGCTAGATTGCGGATCATTGAAGGGCCAAAGGCAAAGCTAGAACGAATTTGTGTGTTAAAAGAGGCGCGCGCTTTCGGCCTTGGCCACAAACTATTAGAAGCGCTGGAAACAGAAGCCATTGCGAATGGAGCGAAGGAAGCGGTTATGCACGCACAAGTCCAAGCTCTTCCTTTCTACGAAAAGAAAGGCTACAAAGCCGTATCTGAACCGTTTGAAGAAGCAGGAATCGCACATGTCAAAATGACAAAAACACTGTCTGTTTGA
- a CDS encoding YjcG family protein, with translation MKYGVVIFPSKKLQDIANSYRKRYDPNYALIPPHLTLRTPFELTDLEAAEVVSTLREYAKNVSPITLRIKKFSSFAPVNNVIYMKVEPNEEIMALNERLYADPLEGTPEYAFVPHVTVAQKLSDDEHSDVLGTLKLRKIDHEETVDRFHLLYQLENGSWTVYETFILGEEG, from the coding sequence ATGAAATACGGAGTTGTTATATTTCCATCAAAAAAATTGCAAGATATTGCGAACTCTTACCGGAAGCGTTATGATCCGAACTATGCACTCATACCGCCTCATTTAACACTTAGAACACCTTTTGAATTAACGGATCTAGAAGCGGCTGAGGTCGTCTCAACGTTAAGAGAGTATGCAAAAAATGTTTCTCCTATTACGTTACGTATTAAAAAATTCAGTTCATTCGCTCCTGTAAACAACGTCATTTATATGAAAGTAGAACCGAACGAGGAAATCATGGCGCTCAATGAAAGATTGTACGCAGATCCACTTGAAGGTACACCTGAATATGCCTTTGTTCCGCATGTAACAGTGGCTCAAAAACTATCAGATGATGAGCATTCAGACGTACTTGGCACATTAAAGCTGAGAAAGATTGACCATGAAGAAACAGTGGATCGCTTCCACCTTTTATATCAATTAGAGAACGGATCTTGGACCGTCTATGAAACATTTATTTTAGGAGAAGAGGGTTAA
- a CDS encoding alpha/beta hydrolase, with amino-acid sequence MVKKTGIIQEETLHSKELGADVTLLIYLPVNYSPLYTYHVIIAQDGHDYFRLGKIGRQAEELMQNKEMERSIIIGVPYENVTERRNTYHPDGTKFEAYKRFLANELVPYIDTHYPTYQIGSGRTFIGDSLGATISLMTAIDYPSLFGGLILQSPYVDESVLEAVKQSTALSHYAIIHQIGLEETAVKTTDGQVLDFIQPNDDLKALLEQSGADYLFETFEGDHKWTFWQPLIAPSLKRMLPYSLIN; translated from the coding sequence ATGGTGAAGAAAACAGGCATTATTCAAGAAGAAACATTACATTCAAAAGAACTTGGGGCGGATGTGACCCTTTTGATCTATTTGCCAGTCAATTATTCCCCCCTTTATACATATCATGTCATCATTGCCCAGGATGGTCATGATTATTTCCGCTTAGGCAAAATAGGCAGACAGGCAGAAGAATTGATGCAAAACAAAGAAATGGAACGCTCCATTATCATTGGTGTTCCTTATGAAAATGTCACGGAAAGACGGAATACGTATCATCCAGACGGCACAAAATTTGAAGCGTATAAACGCTTTTTAGCAAATGAACTTGTCCCTTATATTGATACGCATTATCCAACCTATCAAATTGGCTCAGGTCGCACGTTTATTGGTGATTCACTAGGTGCTACAATTTCTCTTATGACAGCGATTGATTATCCTTCTTTATTTGGCGGACTCATTTTGCAGTCACCTTACGTTGATGAGTCAGTCTTAGAAGCTGTTAAACAGTCGACAGCCCTTTCTCATTATGCAATTATCCATCAAATTGGACTGGAAGAAACGGCTGTGAAAACGACAGATGGCCAAGTGCTTGATTTTATTCAGCCAAACGACGATTTAAAGGCACTTCTTGAACAGTCAGGTGCGGATTATTTATTTGAGACATTCGAAGGGGATCATAAATGGACGTTTTGGCAGCCGCTCATTGCGCCTTCGTTAAAAAGAATGCTCCCATATTCGTTAATCAACTGA
- a CDS encoding stage VI sporulation protein F, with amino-acid sequence MDNKFFKSVENKTGVNMNDVFKLAGSLQNANFKDEATVRGVIKKVAQLANKRVPKEMEDKIVQSITSGKEKLDFNTIAKMMNNKK; translated from the coding sequence ATGGATAATAAATTCTTTAAAAGCGTTGAAAATAAAACGGGTGTGAATATGAACGATGTTTTTAAGCTTGCAGGTTCTTTGCAAAATGCCAACTTTAAAGATGAAGCAACGGTTCGAGGCGTCATTAAAAAAGTAGCGCAGCTTGCGAATAAACGTGTACCGAAAGAAATGGAAGACAAAATCGTTCAATCGATTACAAGTGGAAAAGAAAAGCTTGATTTCAATACCATCGCTAAAATGATGAACAACAAAAAATAA
- a CDS encoding spore coat protein, translated as MKVLSIEESADLLYTQLLNELISNYDDFIEIKDSENVTIHKTDVTAALSLQATVTTIITLLIQLLVPDDELAADITDQILATQQVTVQKKTVIQIINCHNITITLTDASIMNSVQILTQTLNVLLVEAGIL; from the coding sequence GTGAAAGTATTGTCTATTGAAGAAAGTGCTGATTTATTATACACACAACTGTTAAACGAATTAATCAGCAATTATGATGATTTCATTGAGATCAAAGATTCCGAAAATGTCACAATTCATAAAACAGATGTAACAGCCGCACTCTCCCTTCAAGCGACCGTAACGACAATCATTACTCTTTTAATCCAGCTTCTTGTACCAGACGATGAATTGGCTGCAGATATCACAGATCAGATTTTAGCCACACAACAAGTGACAGTCCAAAAGAAAACTGTGATTCAAATCATCAATTGCCATAACATCACGATTACATTAACTGATGCATCCATTATGAACTCCGTCCAAATTCTCACTCAAACATTGAATGTACTCTTAGTTGAAGCCGGCATTCTTTGA
- a CDS encoding CotY/CotZ family spore coat protein translates to MSCGKHHGRHDENCVCDAVDKILAEQEAVEDKCPTSCYSNLLSPTVSGKDTIPFLLFDKKGGLFSTFGNIGGFVDDCQCFESIFFRVEKLHDCCATLSVLRPVDVHGHTLSVCHPCDPDFFGLEKTDFCIEVDLNCFCAIQCLNPELVDRVMPSKDKKHHHHG, encoded by the coding sequence ATGAGCTGCGGAAAACACCATGGCCGACATGATGAAAACTGTGTATGCGATGCGGTTGATAAGATTTTAGCAGAGCAGGAAGCCGTAGAAGATAAATGTCCTACGAGCTGCTACAGTAATTTATTAAGCCCAACCGTTTCTGGAAAAGATACGATTCCGTTTTTACTTTTCGATAAAAAGGGCGGATTGTTCTCTACTTTCGGAAACATTGGAGGATTTGTTGACGATTGCCAATGCTTCGAATCCATTTTCTTCCGGGTTGAAAAATTACACGACTGCTGTGCTACGTTATCTGTATTAAGACCTGTTGATGTACACGGACATACGCTAAGCGTGTGTCACCCTTGTGACCCTGACTTCTTTGGTTTAGAGAAAACGGACTTTTGTATTGAGGTTGATCTAAACTGCTTCTGCGCAATCCAATGCTTAAACCCAGAGCTTGTCGACAGAGTCATGCCATCGAAAGATAAAAAGCATCATCACCACGGCTAA
- a CDS encoding spore coat protein, with protein MESKPYSWVALDRNCTHQEHHHHFDRKPVCHDHCDDDENVLQIAEQFSQNKQISEEVIIIRDSCDINVSTVDAQIAVSIQVAIQLALVAIINISIADNDLADEIAQDLVQLTSSKQANRQKLVIENSRDVSVTTVDADVAVSVQALVQILAALIVAIGIL; from the coding sequence ATGGAATCAAAACCTTATTCATGGGTAGCACTTGATCGCAACTGTACACATCAAGAACACCACCATCACTTCGATAGAAAGCCTGTATGTCATGACCATTGTGATGATGACGAAAACGTTTTACAAATAGCGGAGCAATTTTCGCAAAATAAGCAAATTTCAGAAGAAGTCATCATTATTAGGGATTCTTGCGATATCAATGTTTCTACAGTTGATGCTCAAATCGCAGTTTCTATTCAAGTAGCGATACAGCTGGCCTTAGTTGCAATTATTAACATTTCGATTGCTGACAATGACTTAGCTGATGAAATCGCACAAGATCTAGTACAGTTAACGTCATCTAAACAAGCAAACCGTCAAAAACTTGTCATTGAAAATTCTCGAGATGTAAGTGTTACAACAGTCGATGCAGATGTAGCAGTTTCAGTTCAAGCGCTTGTACAAATTTTAGCTGCGCTAATCGTTGCAATCGGTATCCTCTAA
- a CDS encoding CotO family spore coat protein produces MSNKGDENQKPLMYIVQPSYDESMPAMQNIVRKRKKSEKPQESPKSEKDVIEESIHEEPVAQEIEKKKEAEPPARQQEQNMMREAELTQEEDITKEPELTQKKDITKEPELIQERKPQREEEKPPEGVFHETKEEPRRKRVKKPLSQMSIDEKVDFLTSLPHNMPRALCLIEADGKTYRGIIMDRKEDTVVIRTAGGGNPVELAIDEISSIHPLGF; encoded by the coding sequence ATGTCAAATAAAGGTGATGAGAACCAGAAGCCACTTATGTATATTGTTCAGCCGAGCTATGATGAATCAATGCCGGCCATGCAAAATATTGTGAGAAAGCGAAAGAAATCAGAAAAACCACAAGAAAGTCCTAAGAGTGAAAAAGATGTGATCGAAGAAAGTATACACGAGGAACCCGTGGCTCAAGAAATCGAGAAGAAAAAAGAAGCCGAGCCGCCTGCGCGTCAGCAAGAGCAAAACATGATGAGAGAAGCAGAGCTTACCCAAGAAGAAGACATCACAAAAGAACCAGAGCTTACTCAAAAAAAAGACATCACAAAAGAACCAGAGCTTATACAAGAACGAAAACCTCAGCGAGAAGAGGAGAAGCCGCCAGAAGGCGTTTTTCATGAAACAAAAGAAGAACCTAGAAGAAAACGAGTGAAAAAGCCTTTAAGTCAGATGAGCATTGACGAAAAAGTCGATTTTCTCACAAGCCTGCCTCATAATATGCCAAGAGCCCTTTGCCTAATTGAAGCTGATGGTAAAACATATAGAGGGATTATCATGGATCGAAAAGAAGATACAGTGGTCATTCGAACAGCGGGCGGGGGAAATCCAGTTGAATTAGCAATAGATGAAATTTCCTCGATTCATCCGCTTGGCTTTTAA